One segment of Thermococcus sp. DNA contains the following:
- a CDS encoding sodium-dependent transporter, whose translation MIITGGTAMRKISILMAFLITGYILGIWNFLILPRYYIVFGMKGFLISLMPLLIAMFLAYEEAESTKKTRYLIYELFFKVARMPAVIFSLMMFLLIMLGITTYYTSCSIRYLFGLGEAYVPVIAVVTILLAAFLLMLAKGRTLEFISVVSILFVIFALVAALMIRNSALSAVTASQAKTYMNQATSAITSFNQPLTLKGVVYLVISMLMAFGLGAGVYYVIGSFSPEDLDLKKVLGGVLLLQIILSFTAAFTVAYSLGTAYQAYEDAVHNPHISPEQTINLYLKFSNLQAYSTNSTQTPIKAINVFYTIPRVLKGHVKNAGRVIWLLMLSVYLAGLTTIIVLIEMGSQMFSEVMQINRGKSLTAVSIIAMFVVGAMMIKEVQLMFLAVPFSVGALMAAFEAYPLLHSEVSENRRLVAILVLLLALFSAITIYYLFAKGTLSIRIGILLGLVLFVPTLMNGVLLKGRRG comes from the coding sequence ATGATAATAACGGGGGGAACCGCCATGAGGAAAATAAGCATTTTAATGGCGTTCTTGATAACGGGATACATACTGGGCATCTGGAACTTTCTGATCCTTCCGAGGTACTACATAGTGTTCGGCATGAAGGGGTTTCTGATATCACTGATGCCCCTGCTAATTGCGATGTTCCTGGCCTACGAGGAGGCAGAAAGCACGAAGAAAACGAGGTACCTAATATACGAGCTCTTCTTTAAAGTTGCTAGAATGCCAGCAGTTATATTTTCCCTTATGATGTTTCTGCTGATAATGCTGGGCATAACCACCTACTACACGTCATGCAGCATCAGGTACCTCTTTGGGCTTGGAGAGGCCTACGTTCCCGTGATAGCAGTGGTCACAATACTACTGGCTGCATTTCTCCTGATGCTGGCAAAGGGAAGAACTCTGGAGTTCATCTCCGTGGTATCCATTCTGTTCGTCATCTTTGCACTGGTTGCGGCTCTGATGATAAGGAATAGCGCCCTCTCCGCTGTTACAGCCTCCCAGGCAAAGACTTACATGAACCAGGCGACCTCGGCGATAACATCCTTCAACCAACCTTTAACCCTCAAGGGGGTTGTTTACCTGGTAATCTCAATGCTGATGGCCTTTGGCCTTGGAGCCGGTGTCTATTATGTCATAGGTAGCTTCAGCCCAGAGGATCTGGACCTGAAAAAGGTTCTCGGCGGTGTGCTTCTCCTTCAGATCATCCTAAGCTTTACAGCGGCCTTTACCGTTGCATACTCACTGGGTACCGCCTACCAAGCGTACGAGGATGCGGTTCACAATCCCCACATATCCCCGGAGCAGACCATCAACCTCTACCTGAAGTTCTCCAATCTGCAGGCCTACAGCACAAACAGCACCCAGACGCCGATAAAGGCCATAAACGTGTTCTACACCATCCCCAGGGTTCTTAAAGGGCACGTTAAGAATGCAGGTAGGGTTATATGGCTTCTGATGCTCTCGGTTTACCTGGCGGGCCTGACCACGATAATAGTACTTATAGAGATGGGGAGTCAGATGTTCTCGGAGGTCATGCAGATCAACAGGGGAAAGAGCCTAACGGCCGTTTCCATCATCGCCATGTTCGTCGTGGGGGCCATGATGATAAAGGAGGTCCAGTTGATGTTCCTGGCGGTGCCTTTCAGTGTAGGGGCGTTGATGGCGGCGTTTGAGGCGTATCCCCTACTGCATTCGGAGGTCTCGGAGAACAGGAGGCTCGTGGCCATCCTGGTTCTGTTGCTGGCCCTGTTCAGCGCGATCACAATCTACTATCTGTTTGCTAAGGGCACCCTGAGCATAAGGATAGGGATACTGCTGGGCCTTGTGCTTTTCGTTCCAACCCTGATGAACGGAGTCCTACTGAAGGGCAGAAGAGGATGA
- a CDS encoding 16S rRNA methyltransferase, whose translation MLHLVIAETELEPVPESIRNHPAVVKYAKRKGKKPVEVLLDSTYHHAAIKKLPDGERRGRPDIVHICLLNALESIANKEGLLRVYVHTRNDEVIYIKPETRIPRNYNRFVGLMESLFRDRIVPRDLGLLRMEKMSLTELIEGINPDGIFVMHERGTLTKPLDFGRRLASLGNPAVIVGGFPHGDFINHVRGEKVSLYRGPLMAWTVISEVLSGFEVWRTYLE comes from the coding sequence ATGCTTCATCTAGTGATAGCTGAGACGGAGCTTGAACCCGTTCCAGAGTCCATAAGAAACCATCCGGCGGTCGTGAAGTACGCAAAGAGAAAGGGCAAAAAGCCGGTGGAGGTGCTACTGGACAGCACCTACCACCACGCGGCCATCAAAAAGCTCCCGGACGGGGAGAGACGGGGAAGGCCGGATATAGTGCATATCTGCCTGCTGAACGCTCTCGAAAGCATTGCCAACAAGGAAGGCCTGCTGAGGGTCTACGTCCACACGAGGAACGACGAGGTGATATACATCAAGCCGGAAACGAGGATTCCACGGAACTACAACCGCTTCGTTGGGCTGATGGAGAGCCTCTTCAGGGATCGCATCGTTCCGAGGGATCTGGGACTCCTCCGCATGGAAAAGATGAGTTTAACGGAACTCATTGAGGGTATAAACCCCGATGGGATCTTCGTTATGCATGAGAGAGGAACCCTCACAAAACCCCTTGACTTCGGGAGGAGGCTGGCGTCGCTTGGGAATCCGGCGGTGATCGTCGGCGGATTTCCACATGGAGATTTCATTAACCATGTCCGAGGAGAGAAGGTAAGTCTCTACAGGGGACCCCTCATGGCATGGACCGTTATCAGCGAGGTGCTAAGTGGCTTTGAGGTATGGAGGACATACCTGGAGTGA
- a CDS encoding saccharopine dehydrogenase family protein, whose translation MKVLVLGAGNVGRAIAWDLRDEFDVHVGDVSDEKLKAVSKFATPLKVDASSFDSLVEVMKGFELVIEALPGRFGYQSIRATIKAGVDMVDISFMPENPLELRDEAEKAGVTVIFDAGFAPGLSHILMGRIWQEMDELREGYIYVGGLPKEPRPPLYYRITWSPKDLIAEYTRAARVIRGGEVRAVDPFERIEEVTVGDFEFEAFVSDGLRSLLESVRAERLEEWTLRWPGHLEKMRVLRELGFFRPENVDKTLEVIAPLMTYASPDFSIMQVIGRGTLDNEEKEIGYFLYDEEKEGFTSMARLTGFTAAIVARLVAEQNCIFGVIPPEILGMRIDTFTRITEELGDRSIKLERWENASSSDS comes from the coding sequence ATGAAGGTCCTTGTTCTCGGTGCTGGAAACGTTGGAAGGGCGATAGCCTGGGATTTGAGGGATGAGTTTGACGTTCACGTGGGAGACGTCAGCGATGAGAAGCTGAAAGCCGTCTCTAAATTCGCCACGCCCCTGAAAGTTGATGCGTCCAGCTTCGATTCCCTCGTTGAGGTTATGAAAGGCTTTGAGCTGGTTATTGAGGCGCTTCCAGGCCGCTTCGGATACCAATCGATCAGGGCCACGATAAAAGCGGGCGTTGACATGGTTGACATCTCGTTCATGCCGGAGAACCCGCTGGAGCTTCGCGATGAAGCTGAAAAGGCAGGGGTGACGGTTATATTCGACGCTGGCTTTGCCCCCGGGCTGAGCCACATCCTGATGGGGCGCATATGGCAGGAGATGGACGAGCTGAGGGAGGGCTACATCTACGTCGGTGGTCTACCAAAGGAGCCCAGGCCACCACTCTATTACAGAATTACATGGTCACCTAAGGATTTAATTGCGGAGTACACGAGGGCGGCGCGCGTGATAAGGGGCGGCGAGGTTAGGGCGGTTGACCCCTTCGAGAGGATTGAGGAGGTAACCGTTGGAGATTTCGAGTTTGAGGCCTTCGTGAGCGACGGGCTGAGGAGCCTGCTGGAGAGTGTGAGGGCGGAGAGGCTCGAAGAGTGGACGCTCCGCTGGCCAGGACATCTTGAGAAGATGAGGGTTCTAAGGGAGCTCGGCTTCTTCAGGCCGGAGAACGTTGATAAGACGCTCGAGGTCATAGCCCCGCTCATGACCTACGCGAGCCCCGACTTCTCAATAATGCAGGTGATCGGAAGGGGGACCCTTGATAATGAGGAGAAGGAGATAGGCTATTTCCTGTACGACGAGGAAAAAGAGGGCTTCACCTCGATGGCCCGCCTCACGGGGTTCACAGCGGCCATCGTGGCGAGGCTCGTTGCGGAGCAAAACTGCATCTTCGGAGTTATCCCGCCTGAGATACTCGGAATGCGCATAGACACCTTCACTCGCATAACTGAGGAGCTTGGGGATAGGAGCATAAAGCTGGAGAGGTGGGAGAATGCTTCATCTAGTGATAGCTGA
- a CDS encoding metallophosphoesterase, whose amino-acid sequence MPFKLPLFRRRVMETLASSDEVKVMHVSDTPESTYRFIGSLIEKAKPDYIIHTGDLADNIKLERRPDLKPAYIGAVRKLARILKASGAKLYIVPGNEDDPDIIREFFGEDVVEPGTLIEIEGIKLALGHRPEEVLGRGADFRLYGHNFRLINGGLNGVLGVNFILLPSGKTYRVGYPTGTDTNRGYKLRRSL is encoded by the coding sequence ATGCCCTTCAAACTCCCACTGTTCCGTAGACGGGTGATGGAAACCCTTGCGTCGTCCGATGAAGTCAAGGTGATGCACGTAAGCGACACCCCCGAGAGTACCTACCGGTTTATTGGGAGTTTGATAGAGAAAGCCAAACCCGACTACATTATACACACGGGGGACCTAGCCGACAACATCAAACTGGAGAGGAGGCCCGATTTGAAGCCTGCCTACATCGGGGCCGTTAGAAAGCTTGCCCGCATCCTCAAGGCCAGCGGAGCAAAGCTGTACATTGTTCCGGGCAACGAGGACGACCCGGACATCATCAGAGAGTTCTTTGGGGAGGACGTTGTTGAACCCGGGACACTCATAGAGATTGAGGGCATAAAACTCGCACTAGGACACAGACCGGAGGAGGTCCTGGGGAGGGGCGCCGACTTCCGCCTTTACGGGCACAACTTTAGGCTCATAAACGGAGGTCTGAACGGCGTTCTGGGCGTTAACTTCATTCTGCTTCCCAGTGGGAAAACCTACCGTGTTGGATACCCCACGGGGACCGACACGAACAGAGGTTATAAACTTAGGAGGAGTTTATGA